A portion of the Paenibacillus sp. PvR098 genome contains these proteins:
- a CDS encoding NIPSNAP family protein, which translates to MIYELRIYHIHPGKMQAINNRFSNFTLGIFAKHGMRVADFWEDISAENNRLYYVLEFDDMEARDAAFKAFQSDPEWQKVKSESEKDGPIVEKLESIFLKRVPYFSK; encoded by the coding sequence ATGATTTATGAACTCCGTATTTACCATATTCACCCGGGGAAAATGCAGGCGATCAACAATCGATTCTCCAATTTCACGTTGGGTATCTTTGCAAAGCACGGTATGCGGGTTGCCGATTTTTGGGAAGATATCAGCGCTGAGAACAACCGGTTGTATTATGTATTGGAATTCGATGACATGGAAGCGCGCGATGCGGCATTTAAGGCTTTTCAGAGTGATCCTGAATGGCAGAAGGTCAAAAGTGAATCGGAGAAAGACGGCCCGATCGTAGAGAAGCTGGAAAGCATTTTCCTTAAGCGAGTGCCTTATTTTTCGAAATAA
- a CDS encoding pirin family protein → MNDKSHVYQRDIERVWTAKKNRISPTHQNSFILEPGHWEKYDPFLMLAEDWFQKGSFDVHPHRGIETVTYVMQGKLEHYDNKTAGKDELLPGDAQWMTAGRGVIHKEDPAVGETVHSLQLWVNLPSSDKMTEPRYQNLRSADMPLRVEEGVTVRVFSGSSNGVTASTKNVVPITMVELNVDPGASVKQDLPGSYNGFLYVLEGEGLFGRERTRAGEGQVLWLGTAENSQASEVEIMAVTKLHALLYAGQPLNEPVVANGPFVMNTQEQIRQAYQDYRDGKFV, encoded by the coding sequence ATGAACGATAAAAGTCACGTGTACCAACGGGATATTGAACGTGTTTGGACGGCGAAGAAAAACCGGATTAGTCCAACCCATCAGAACAGCTTCATTCTGGAGCCAGGTCACTGGGAAAAATACGATCCGTTCCTCATGCTTGCTGAAGATTGGTTTCAGAAGGGTTCCTTCGATGTCCATCCCCATCGCGGCATCGAAACCGTCACTTATGTGATGCAAGGAAAGCTGGAGCATTATGATAATAAAACCGCCGGCAAGGACGAGCTGCTACCAGGCGATGCTCAATGGATGACGGCTGGACGCGGGGTGATTCATAAGGAAGATCCTGCCGTGGGAGAGACCGTTCATTCCCTGCAGCTTTGGGTCAATCTGCCAAGCAGTGACAAAATGACCGAGCCGCGATATCAGAATCTCCGAAGCGCGGATATGCCTTTGCGGGTGGAGGAAGGGGTGACGGTCCGCGTGTTCTCAGGCTCCTCCAACGGAGTGACGGCCTCTACGAAAAATGTTGTTCCCATCACAATGGTGGAACTGAATGTGGATCCGGGTGCGTCCGTCAAGCAAGATCTGCCTGGCTCATACAACGGCTTTCTATATGTCCTTGAAGGTGAGGGGCTATTCGGACGGGAGCGTACAAGAGCCGGTGAGGGGCAAGTCTTATGGCTCGGGACTGCCGAGAATAGCCAGGCAAGCGAGGTCGAGATCATGGCTGTAACGAAGCTCCATGCTTTATTGTATGCAGGCCAACCGCTGAACGAGCCCGTTGTCGCCAATGGCCCCTTCGTCATGAATACGCAGGAGCAAATCCGTCAGGCATATCAGGATTATAGGGACGGTAAGTTTGTCTGA